In the Bacteroidales bacterium genome, TTTGAATTTTTATATAGAGCAAGCAAAGGTATACAGAACAGCAACAATCTTTTAGGGAGCTAATGTTAATTTTGGCTTTAGCAACACTCTTTGTATTTGCCGTTTTGATGTTCTTGTTTAAACGCTGGCGAATAGCATTTTTGATTTTGTTTCTCTATTTAATGGGAATAACAGGAAGTCTAATTATGTTATATGTATTTAATATTCCTTTGAATGTGAGTAGCTATACCGGTTTGATTATGATAGTTGGAATTATTGCTGAGAATGCAATCTTTACGGTATTTCAATATTTTTCGGAGCTGGAAAATGAATCTAGAGATTTTGCAATAAAAAATGCCATTAATTTACGTTTACGTCCCAATTTAATGACAGCCCTAAGTGCTATCTTGGCTCTAATTCCTTTATCAAGTGGTATTGGCATTGGAGCACAGATGCAACAAGCCATCGCTATTGCCGTTATTGGTGGGTTTATTGTTGGATTACCTTTATTGTTCTACCAACTTTCTTACAACGAATGAAATTTAATTGATA is a window encoding:
- a CDS encoding efflux RND transporter permease subunit, which encodes MLILALATLFVFAVLMFLFKRWRIAFLILFLYLMGITGSLIMLYVFNIPLNVSSYTGLIMIVGIIAENAIFTVFQYFSELENESRDFAIKNAINLRLRPNLMTALSAILALIPLSSGIGIGAQMQQAIAIAVIGGFIVGLPLLFYQLSYNE